A region of Kineococcus rhizosphaerae DNA encodes the following proteins:
- a CDS encoding PP2C family protein-serine/threonine phosphatase, giving the protein MTTGTDRRAGTLLALATALAATDSVEDVALAVRDVARADLDACYAAVSMIEGPWLTTPALGQLDDDTEQRWLRLPLDLDSPAHRVARSGRPLVFATRDELLGAFPGIADPLRRTGLRAGYVLPLLISGGFRIGALSIAWDEDRPLVEEDRQLVTAFAGATAQAARRAQLYRERRDVAHTLQAAMLPELPTLPGLELASRYLPWSPTDEQVGGDWYDVIPVPDGGVLLLIGDVAGHDIEAAARMGRVRSMFRALAVDHPEEDPAALVSRLDHVLDVLHDQTLATMAVVRLDPPGTPRTVRWTTAGHPPPLLVDPRGRSSALLREPDLPLGVAPDRPRHDHELPWPAGGSLVLYTDGLVERRGRDVGEGIRDLRSRLERTHTEPLEALLTELVAEHAATSEDDCAVLAVRDLP; this is encoded by the coding sequence GTGACGACGGGCACCGACCGGCGGGCCGGGACCCTGCTCGCGCTGGCCACCGCCCTCGCCGCGACCGACAGCGTGGAGGACGTGGCGCTCGCCGTGCGGGACGTCGCGCGCGCGGACCTCGACGCCTGCTACGCGGCCGTGTCCATGATCGAGGGGCCCTGGCTGACGACCCCCGCGCTGGGCCAGCTCGACGACGACACCGAGCAGCGCTGGCTGCGGTTGCCCCTGGACCTCGACTCCCCCGCCCACCGCGTGGCCCGCTCCGGCCGGCCCCTGGTCTTCGCCACCCGCGACGAGCTCCTGGGGGCCTTCCCCGGCATCGCCGACCCGCTGCGCCGCACCGGCTTGCGCGCCGGCTACGTGCTGCCGCTGCTGATCTCGGGCGGGTTCCGGATCGGGGCGCTGAGCATCGCGTGGGACGAGGACCGGCCCCTCGTCGAGGAGGACCGGCAGCTGGTGACGGCCTTCGCCGGCGCGACGGCGCAGGCGGCCCGGCGGGCCCAGCTGTACCGCGAGCGCCGCGACGTCGCGCACACCCTGCAGGCCGCGATGCTGCCCGAGCTGCCGACGCTGCCGGGCCTGGAGCTGGCGAGCCGGTACCTGCCGTGGTCCCCGACCGACGAGCAGGTCGGCGGCGACTGGTACGACGTCATCCCGGTGCCCGACGGCGGGGTCCTGCTGCTCATCGGGGACGTGGCGGGACACGACATCGAGGCGGCGGCCCGGATGGGCCGGGTGCGCTCGATGTTCCGGGCCCTGGCCGTCGACCACCCCGAGGAGGACCCCGCCGCGCTGGTGAGCCGGCTCGACCACGTCCTCGACGTCCTGCACGACCAGACGCTGGCGACGATGGCCGTGGTGCGGCTCGACCCGCCGGGGACGCCGCGGACGGTGCGGTGGACGACGGCCGGGCACCCCCCGCCGCTGCTCGTGGACCCCCGCGGGCGCAGCTCGGCGCTGCTGCGCGAACCGGACCTGCCGCTGGGGGTGGCCCCGGACCGCCCCCGGCACGACCACGAGCTGCCGTGGCCGGCGGGCGGTTCCCTCGTCCTGTACACCGACGGGCTCGTCGAGCGGCGCGGGCGGGACGTGGGTGAGGGGATCCGGGACCTGCGCAGCAGGCTCGAGCGGACGCACACCGAACCCCTGGAGGCGCTGCTCACCGAGCTGGTCGCCGAGCACGCCGCCACCAGCGAGGACGACTGCGCGGTCCTGGCCGTGCGCGACCTGCCCTGA
- a CDS encoding LLM class flavin-dependent oxidoreductase translates to MNPLRLNAFTMACVGHQAAGLWSRPEDRSADYRTLRHWTDLAQLLERGGFDALFLADVLGTYDVYAGSRDAAVRGAVQVPVNDPLAAVSAMAAVTRTLGFGLTVTTTYEQPYSLARRLTTLDHLTDGRVAWNVVTGYLDSAARNLGFSAQVAHDERYDVAEEYLEVCYKLWEGSWEDDAVVRDTARGVYADPAKVHDIDHHGRYFDVPGAFLCEPSPQRTPVIFQAGSSPRGQEFAARHAECVFVIAPTAAIARRSVDSLRRKISEAGRDPRSVAVYAGLTAVVRSTDAEARALLADYREHASREGALALFGGWTGVDLAGLDPGETLQHVTTDANRSALRSFTDDPDREWTIDDLARFVTVGGRGPVLAGSPQTVADQLEEFAEQADVDGFNLMYATLPGTFADVVDHLVPELERRGRIAPRVAPGTTLRERLGAGPRLPADHVGASHRRP, encoded by the coding sequence GTGAACCCGTTGCGGCTGAACGCCTTCACGATGGCCTGCGTCGGGCACCAGGCCGCCGGCCTGTGGTCGCGCCCGGAGGACCGCAGCGCCGACTACCGCACGCTGCGGCACTGGACCGACCTCGCCCAGCTCCTCGAGCGCGGCGGGTTCGACGCGCTGTTCCTCGCCGACGTCCTCGGCACCTACGACGTCTACGCCGGCTCGCGCGACGCGGCCGTGCGCGGCGCCGTGCAGGTGCCCGTCAACGACCCGCTGGCCGCGGTCTCGGCCATGGCGGCCGTCACGCGGACCCTCGGCTTCGGGCTGACCGTCACGACGACCTACGAGCAGCCGTACTCGCTGGCCCGGCGGCTGACGACGCTGGACCACCTCACCGACGGCCGCGTCGCGTGGAACGTCGTGACCGGCTACCTCGACTCCGCCGCCAGGAACCTGGGTTTCTCCGCGCAGGTCGCCCACGACGAGCGGTACGACGTCGCCGAGGAGTACCTCGAGGTCTGCTACAAGCTGTGGGAGGGGTCCTGGGAGGACGACGCCGTCGTGCGCGACACCGCGCGCGGCGTCTACGCCGACCCCGCCAAGGTCCACGACATCGACCACCACGGCCGCTACTTCGACGTGCCCGGCGCGTTCCTGTGCGAACCGTCCCCGCAGCGCACGCCCGTGATCTTCCAGGCGGGGTCCTCCCCGCGCGGGCAGGAGTTCGCCGCCCGGCACGCCGAGTGCGTCTTCGTCATCGCGCCCACCGCCGCGATCGCCCGCCGGTCGGTGGACTCGTTGCGCCGCAAGATCTCCGAAGCCGGTCGCGACCCCCGCTCGGTCGCCGTGTACGCCGGCCTGACCGCCGTCGTGCGCAGCACCGACGCCGAGGCGCGGGCCCTGCTGGCCGACTACCGCGAGCACGCCAGCCGCGAGGGGGCCCTCGCGCTGTTCGGCGGCTGGACCGGGGTCGACCTCGCCGGTCTGGACCCCGGCGAGACGCTGCAGCACGTCACCACCGACGCCAACCGCTCCGCGCTGCGCAGCTTCACCGACGACCCCGACCGCGAGTGGACGATCGACGACCTCGCGCGGTTCGTCACCGTCGGCGGGCGCGGGCCGGTGCTGGCCGGGTCCCCGCAGACCGTGGCCGACCAGCTCGAGGAGTTCGCCGAGCAGGCCGACGTCGACGGGTTCAACCTCATGTACGCCACGCTGCCGGGCACCTTCGCCGACGTCGTCGACCACCTCGTGCCCGAGCTGGAGCGCCGGGGCCGGATCGCCCCGCGGGTCGCGCCGGGCACGACCCTGCGCGAACGGCTCGGGGCCGGCCCGCGGCTGCCGGCCGACCACGTCGGCGCCTCCCACCGGCGTCCCTGA
- a CDS encoding MFS transporter, protein MSTTQSSDVLVRPGARLARRRAALGSFVGTTIEWYDYYLYGTAAALVLGPLFFPTVGGAVGVIAAFATYAVGFVARPLGGAVAGHLGDRLGRKVVLVASLLTMGVSTAAIGVLPTHAQVGVWAPVLLVLCRLLQGFSAGGEWGGAVLLSVEHAPPGRRGLFGAIPQMGSAAGMVLASGGFWLARALTSDDAFLAWGWRVPFLASAVLVVVGLLIRLKVTDSPAFTALREADATAHRPVAEVLRRNRRGVLLTTGMRLGQNGAYVLYTVFALSYLTNHVRSDGADVGLLAVLVASVLSLAATPLWGLLSDRIGRRPVYLFGAVLTAVFTVPAFLLLDTGSTVLIVGAVVIAINLGHDSQYGAQGAFFAEQFDDRTRYSGASLGYSIGAVLGGGLTPLIAASLLAAGGGRPWLVAGYLSLLAVLTTVSAALTRETAHAPLDAGAR, encoded by the coding sequence GTGAGCACCACGCAGTCCTCCGACGTCCTCGTGCGCCCCGGCGCCCGCCTGGCGCGCCGCCGAGCCGCCCTCGGCAGCTTCGTCGGCACCACGATCGAGTGGTACGACTACTACCTCTACGGCACCGCGGCCGCCCTCGTCCTCGGGCCGCTGTTCTTCCCGACCGTCGGCGGCGCGGTCGGCGTCATCGCCGCCTTCGCCACCTACGCCGTCGGGTTCGTGGCCCGCCCGCTCGGCGGCGCCGTCGCCGGCCACCTCGGCGACCGCCTGGGCCGCAAGGTCGTCCTCGTCGCCTCGCTGCTGACCATGGGCGTCTCGACGGCCGCGATCGGCGTGCTGCCCACCCACGCCCAGGTCGGGGTCTGGGCGCCCGTCCTGCTCGTCCTGTGCCGGCTCCTGCAGGGCTTCTCCGCCGGCGGGGAGTGGGGCGGGGCCGTCCTGCTGTCCGTCGAGCACGCCCCGCCCGGGCGCCGCGGGCTGTTCGGGGCGATCCCGCAGATGGGCTCGGCCGCCGGGATGGTGCTGGCCAGCGGCGGGTTCTGGCTGGCCCGCGCCCTGACCAGCGACGACGCCTTCCTGGCCTGGGGCTGGCGCGTCCCCTTCCTGGCCAGCGCCGTCCTCGTCGTCGTCGGCCTGCTGATCCGCCTGAAGGTCACCGACTCCCCGGCCTTCACGGCGTTGCGCGAGGCCGACGCCACGGCCCACCGGCCCGTCGCGGAGGTGCTGCGGCGCAACCGGCGCGGTGTGCTCCTGACCACCGGCATGCGGCTGGGGCAGAACGGCGCGTACGTCCTCTACACCGTCTTCGCCCTCAGCTACCTGACGAACCACGTCCGCTCCGACGGCGCCGACGTCGGCCTGCTCGCCGTCCTCGTGGCCTCGGTGCTGAGCCTGGCCGCGACCCCGCTGTGGGGGCTGCTGTCCGACCGGATCGGCCGCCGGCCCGTCTACCTGTTCGGGGCGGTGCTCACCGCGGTGTTCACCGTCCCCGCCTTCCTGCTGCTCGACACGGGGTCGACGGTCCTGATCGTCGGCGCGGTCGTCATCGCGATCAACCTCGGCCACGACAGCCAGTACGGCGCGCAGGGCGCGTTCTTCGCCGAGCAGTTCGACGACCGCACCCGCTACAGCGGGGCGTCGCTGGGGTACTCGATCGGGGCCGTCCTCGGCGGTGGCCTGACGCCCCTCATCGCCGCCTCGCTGCTGGCGGCCGGGGGCGGACGCCCGTGGCTGGTCGCGGGCTACCTCTCGCTCCTGGCGGTCCTGACGACCGTCTCGGCCGCGCTCACCCGCGAGACCGCGCACGCGCCCCTGGACGCGGGTGCCCGGTGA
- a CDS encoding SGNH/GDSL hydrolase family protein produces the protein MRGSTRFGAVFVLLLGCVAAAVPADPTSPRAAAGPPGVPGAATAQGVATAKVVALGDSVPSGAHCDCDPYPALVAQALGPAWSLDQLAEDGATSTDTAQTAQDSLATIGGGDLVLLETGANDLAPFVDADPLPTPAQVDTAVDDAVDRVTATLDRLGPTGARVVVLDYWAVGLDGDVAARTYTGPQEQVQDELTDAFDDRLAAVVGPRATVVGLRPVFHGPDGAQDPTALLADDGDHPDTAGHEAIAAAVLAALHRENATGSPNIP, from the coding sequence GTGAGGGGATCGACACGCTTCGGAGCCGTCTTCGTCCTCCTGCTCGGCTGCGTCGCCGCCGCCGTCCCCGCGGACCCCACCTCCCCGCGCGCCGCCGCCGGACCCCCCGGCGTCCCCGGCGCGGCCACCGCGCAGGGCGTGGCCACGGCGAAGGTCGTGGCCCTCGGCGACTCCGTGCCCAGCGGCGCCCACTGCGACTGCGACCCCTACCCCGCCCTCGTCGCGCAGGCGCTCGGCCCGGCCTGGTCCCTCGACCAGCTCGCCGAGGACGGGGCGACCTCCACCGACACCGCGCAGACCGCGCAGGACAGCCTGGCGACCATCGGCGGCGGCGACCTCGTCCTGCTCGAGACCGGGGCCAACGACCTCGCGCCGTTCGTCGACGCCGACCCGCTGCCCACGCCCGCCCAGGTCGACACCGCGGTCGACGACGCCGTGGACCGGGTGACCGCGACGCTGGACCGGCTCGGCCCCACGGGCGCCCGCGTCGTCGTCCTGGACTACTGGGCCGTCGGGCTCGACGGGGACGTGGCCGCCCGGACCTACACGGGCCCGCAGGAGCAGGTGCAGGACGAGCTGACGGACGCGTTCGACGACCGCCTCGCGGCCGTCGTCGGGCCGCGCGCCACCGTCGTGGGCCTGCGGCCCGTCTTCCACGGCCCCGACGGCGCGCAGGACCCGACGGCCCTGCTGGCCGACGACGGCGACCACCCCGACACCGCCGGCCACGAGGCCATCGCCGCCGCCGTGCTGGCCGCCCTGCACCGGGAGAACGCCACAGGTTCACCGAACATCCCCTGA
- a CDS encoding alpha/beta hydrolase, protein MSLSSTTTQGVAIGVAALALVAVIVFWRGLARRGVLGLLARTASLVGVNATVLVAVFLVVNSQFGLYSSWSDLLGLEHATTTTTTTAAGGTTQGSTPVDDVHPRPLDGYDGRVVSVDVPGPASGTTGQVLVVLPKDYGKVKAPAGGYPVLEAFHGWPGTPQQWLDAMKVLPALDGAVADHQLAESIVVVPDLEIPAGRDTECVDGPAGEPQLETWLARDVPAYVESHWTTSRNADGWASIGLSMGGWCANEVTMLHPQQFGAAITFGGYARLNLGSWRPFAAGSPQAKRYDLVALAKTDPPAVKLWALASKSDGLAWPSTSALADAAHGPLQVTLVTQQQGGHRTSIWAGFVPQALQWLGANEEGFAPTA, encoded by the coding sequence GTGAGCCTGTCCAGCACGACCACTCAGGGGGTGGCCATCGGCGTCGCCGCCCTGGCCCTGGTGGCGGTCATCGTCTTCTGGCGCGGCCTCGCGCGCCGCGGCGTCCTGGGCCTGCTGGCCCGCACGGCGTCCCTGGTCGGCGTCAACGCGACCGTCCTGGTCGCGGTCTTCCTCGTCGTCAACAGCCAGTTCGGCCTGTACTCGTCCTGGTCGGACCTGCTGGGCCTCGAGCACGCGACGACCACGACCACGACCACCGCCGCCGGCGGGACGACGCAGGGCTCGACCCCCGTCGACGACGTCCACCCCCGGCCCCTGGACGGCTACGACGGCCGCGTGGTCAGCGTCGACGTCCCCGGCCCGGCGTCCGGGACCACCGGCCAGGTCCTCGTCGTGCTGCCGAAGGACTACGGGAAGGTGAAGGCGCCCGCGGGCGGCTACCCCGTCCTGGAGGCCTTCCACGGCTGGCCCGGCACCCCCCAGCAGTGGCTGGACGCGATGAAGGTCCTGCCAGCCCTCGACGGGGCCGTGGCCGACCACCAGCTCGCCGAGTCGATCGTCGTCGTCCCCGACCTGGAGATCCCCGCGGGCCGCGACACCGAGTGCGTCGACGGCCCGGCGGGCGAACCGCAGCTGGAGACGTGGCTGGCGCGGGACGTGCCCGCCTACGTCGAGAGCCACTGGACGACCAGCCGGAACGCGGACGGCTGGGCGAGCATCGGCCTGTCGATGGGGGGCTGGTGCGCCAACGAGGTGACGATGCTGCACCCGCAGCAGTTCGGTGCCGCGATCACCTTCGGCGGCTACGCCCGGCTGAACCTCGGCTCCTGGCGCCCCTTCGCCGCGGGCAGCCCGCAGGCCAAGCGGTACGACCTCGTCGCCCTGGCGAAGACCGACCCGCCCGCGGTGAAGCTGTGGGCGCTGGCCTCCAAGAGCGACGGCCTGGCCTGGCCCTCGACCTCGGCCCTGGCCGACGCCGCCCACGGCCCGCTGCAGGTCACGCTCGTGACCCAGCAGCAGGGCGGTCACCGCACGAGCATCTGGGCCGGGTTCGTGCCCCAGGCGCTGCAGTGGCTCGGGGCGAACGAGGAGGGGTTCGCCCCGACCGCCTGA
- a CDS encoding electron transfer flavoprotein subunit alpha/FixB family protein — protein sequence MSIAVLVDHTDGHVRSTSLELLTLARQLASTTGLPVHAVWTGADPQAEVVAAHGADALHVVRVEGADEHLTTSVVDGLQTVLTALGDVSLLLVASTFEGKEVAARLAVRTGAGVVTGASGVELADGHWTARKTVLAGTWDTACAAASSLAVVALAPHAVQAAPLAVPAETRLVEHAVQASAAARAVSVVSREPRPRSERPALAEAEVVVVGGRGVEGDFSGVEELADVLGAAVGATRVATDEGWIGHEAQVGQTGVTISPRLYVGAGVSGAVHHKGGMAAAQTIVAINNDPDAPIFEFADYGVVGDLTEVLPALTAALRARRG from the coding sequence GTGAGCATCGCCGTCCTCGTCGACCACACCGACGGCCACGTCCGCAGCACCTCGCTGGAGCTGCTCACCTTGGCCCGCCAGCTGGCCTCGACCACCGGTCTGCCGGTGCACGCCGTCTGGACCGGCGCGGACCCGCAGGCCGAGGTGGTGGCCGCCCACGGCGCGGACGCGCTGCACGTCGTCCGGGTCGAGGGCGCCGACGAGCACCTGACGACCTCGGTCGTCGACGGGCTGCAGACGGTCCTGACCGCCCTGGGCGACGTGTCGCTGCTGCTGGTTGCCTCGACCTTCGAGGGCAAGGAGGTCGCCGCGCGGCTGGCGGTGCGGACCGGCGCCGGGGTCGTCACGGGCGCCTCGGGCGTGGAGCTCGCCGACGGGCACTGGACGGCCCGCAAGACCGTCCTGGCCGGGACGTGGGACACCGCCTGCGCCGCGGCGTCCTCCCTGGCGGTGGTCGCGCTCGCCCCGCACGCCGTGCAGGCGGCCCCGCTGGCGGTGCCGGCCGAGACGCGGCTCGTCGAGCACGCCGTGCAGGCCTCGGCCGCCGCGCGCGCCGTGAGCGTCGTCTCCCGCGAGCCGCGCCCGCGCAGCGAGCGGCCCGCGCTGGCCGAGGCGGAGGTCGTCGTCGTCGGCGGCCGCGGGGTCGAGGGCGACTTCTCCGGGGTCGAGGAGCTCGCCGACGTCCTCGGGGCGGCCGTGGGCGCGACCCGCGTCGCGACCGACGAGGGCTGGATCGGGCACGAGGCGCAGGTCGGGCAGACCGGTGTGACGATCTCGCCGCGGCTGTACGTGGGGGCCGGGGTGTCCGGGGCCGTGCACCACAAGGGTGGGATGGCCGCCGCGCAGACGATCGTCGCGATCAACAACGACCCGGACGCGCCGATCTTCGAGTTCGCCGACTACGGGGTCGTGGGCGACCTCACCGAGGTCCTGCCCGCGCTCACCGCGGCCCTGCGCGCCCGCCGCGGCTGA
- a CDS encoding electron transfer flavoprotein subunit beta/FixA family protein, which translates to MRVVVCVKHVPDLQSARSLGEDGRLVRGGDDDTLNELDEDALEAGLRTAEAAGFGKDDGGEGHDVTVLTVGPAPAVEALRRGLAMGASTAVHVSDEALAGSDAIATARVLAAAVAKLHAEQPVDLVVAGMAALDGLTSLVPAALAEVLGWPQLTLADRIEVTDGLVTVRRETSTDVEVLTAPAPAVLSVTDQAFRARFPNFKGIVAARKKPVATWSLADLGVDPATVGSAGSATWVAQAAERPERSDRVLVTGDAETVPALVDYLSEKGFA; encoded by the coding sequence GTGCGCGTCGTCGTCTGCGTCAAGCACGTCCCCGACCTGCAGTCGGCCCGGTCCCTGGGGGAGGATGGCCGGCTCGTCCGCGGCGGGGACGACGACACCCTCAACGAGCTGGACGAGGACGCCCTCGAGGCCGGGCTGCGCACCGCCGAGGCCGCCGGGTTCGGGAAGGACGACGGGGGGGAGGGCCACGACGTGACGGTCCTGACCGTCGGCCCGGCCCCGGCCGTGGAGGCCCTGCGCCGCGGGCTGGCGATGGGCGCGTCCACCGCCGTCCACGTCAGCGACGAGGCCCTCGCGGGCTCCGACGCGATCGCCACGGCCCGCGTGCTGGCGGCCGCGGTGGCGAAGCTGCACGCCGAGCAGCCCGTCGACCTCGTCGTCGCGGGCATGGCGGCCCTGGACGGGCTGACGTCGCTGGTCCCGGCCGCGCTGGCCGAGGTCCTGGGCTGGCCCCAGCTCACGCTGGCCGACCGCATCGAGGTCACCGACGGGCTCGTCACGGTGCGCCGGGAGACCTCCACCGACGTCGAGGTGCTCACCGCGCCCGCCCCGGCGGTGCTGTCGGTGACCGACCAGGCCTTCCGCGCCCGCTTCCCGAACTTCAAGGGGATCGTGGCCGCGCGCAAGAAGCCGGTCGCGACCTGGTCGCTGGCCGACCTCGGCGTGGACCCGGCGACCGTGGGCTCCGCCGGGTCCGCGACGTGGGTCGCGCAGGCCGCCGAACGTCCCGAGCGCTCCGACCGCGTGCTCGTCACCGGGGACGCCGAGACCGTCCCCGCGCTGGTGGACTACCTGTCCGAGAAGGGTTTCGCGTGA